One genomic segment of Thermus oshimai DSM 12092 includes these proteins:
- a CDS encoding cyclase family protein: MCAPLVMDAVNRALSRRAFLGAGLGLLAAPALAQAEVPGKAFRRVVDLTHELSPEIPLFPGAEPMRITTLVTVRQNGYYGNRLDLWEHSGTHMDAPAHFAEGGLTAERLPVERLIAPLAVVHIHEKAAKDPDAQVTVDDLLAYERQHGRLPKGAFVALHSGWEARWRDPKAFLNQDASGTLHFPGFSPEAAAFLVEEREIVGVGVDTLSLDYGPSKDFKAHLTLLGAGKYGLENLANLAQVPPAGALILVGGPKHRGASGGPVRALAVW, translated from the coding sequence ATGTGCGCCCCCTTGGTGATGGATGCGGTGAACCGCGCCCTTTCCCGGCGGGCCTTCCTGGGCGCGGGGCTGGGGCTTTTGGCGGCCCCCGCCCTGGCCCAGGCGGAGGTCCCCGGCAAGGCCTTCCGCCGGGTGGTGGACCTCACCCACGAGCTCTCCCCCGAGATCCCCCTCTTCCCAGGGGCCGAGCCCATGCGCATCACCACCCTGGTCACCGTGCGCCAGAACGGCTACTACGGCAACCGGCTGGACCTTTGGGAGCACTCCGGCACTCACATGGACGCCCCCGCCCACTTCGCGGAAGGGGGGCTCACCGCGGAACGGCTCCCGGTGGAGCGGCTCATCGCCCCCCTGGCGGTGGTCCACATCCACGAGAAGGCGGCCAAGGACCCCGACGCCCAGGTCACGGTGGACGACCTCCTGGCCTACGAACGGCAACACGGCCGCCTGCCCAAGGGGGCCTTCGTGGCCCTGCACTCCGGCTGGGAGGCCCGCTGGCGGGACCCCAAGGCCTTCCTGAACCAGGACGCCTCGGGCACCCTCCACTTCCCCGGCTTCTCCCCCGAGGCCGCGGCCTTCCTGGTGGAGGAGCGGGAGATCGTGGGGGTAGGGGTGGACACCCTCTCCCTGGACTATGGCCCCTCCAAGGACTTCAAGGCCCACCTCACCCTCCTGGGGGCGGGGAAGTACGGCCTGGAGAACCTGGCCAACCTGGCCCAGGTGCCCCCCGCGGGGGCCCTCATCCTGGTGGGGGGCCCCAAGCACCGGGGGGCCTCCGGGGGGCCGGTGCGGGCCCTGGCGGTGTGGTAG
- a CDS encoding ATP-binding protein, producing MPSSLPPYTRPQAGTLLQRLREPRRFLQALFGPRQAGKTTLVRQVLERLGLPHHYASADQPGLVGPGWVEVQWARARGLLGQGLGEALLVLDEIHKAPDWAEAVKRLWDEDTLKGHPLKVVLLTSAPLLLQKGLSESLAGRLETLPIPHWSFGEMATAFGYTLEDYLFFGGYPGAAPLRGEPDRFRRYIRDSLVEAALARDILLLSRIEKPALLRRLFHLACHHAGQVLSYTKMLGQLQERGNTVTLAHYLDLLEGAGLAAGLEKYAAQAVRRRASSPKLLIPNPALLTALRGLEPEDLGDPALRGRLLENAVGAHLWNEAFQKGFEVFYWRERNLEVDFVVRKGRRLLALEVKSGRPREAFSGLEAFRKAFGAEVLVVGTGGIPFEEFLARPLEL from the coding sequence GTGCCGTCCTCCCTTCCCCCCTACACCCGCCCCCAGGCGGGAACCCTCCTCCAGCGCCTCCGGGAACCGAGGCGCTTCCTACAGGCCCTTTTCGGCCCCCGGCAGGCGGGTAAGACCACCCTGGTGCGGCAGGTGCTGGAGCGCCTGGGCCTCCCCCACCACTACGCCAGCGCGGACCAACCGGGCCTGGTGGGGCCCGGCTGGGTGGAGGTCCAGTGGGCCCGGGCCCGGGGGCTTCTGGGGCAGGGGCTGGGGGAGGCCCTCCTAGTCCTGGACGAGATCCACAAAGCTCCGGACTGGGCCGAAGCGGTAAAGCGCCTCTGGGACGAGGACACCCTGAAAGGCCACCCCCTCAAGGTGGTCCTCCTGACCTCCGCCCCCCTCCTCCTGCAGAAGGGGCTTTCCGAAAGCCTGGCGGGCCGCCTTGAGACCCTCCCCATCCCCCACTGGAGCTTCGGGGAGATGGCCACGGCCTTCGGCTACACCCTGGAGGACTACCTCTTCTTCGGAGGCTACCCGGGGGCCGCCCCGCTTAGGGGGGAGCCCGACCGGTTCAGGCGCTACATCCGGGACAGCCTGGTGGAAGCGGCCCTGGCCCGGGACATCCTGCTCCTAAGCCGTATAGAAAAGCCGGCCCTTCTCCGCCGCCTCTTCCACCTGGCCTGCCACCACGCGGGGCAGGTCCTCTCCTACACCAAGATGCTGGGCCAGCTCCAGGAGCGGGGGAACACCGTGACCCTGGCCCACTACCTGGACCTCCTGGAGGGGGCCGGGCTGGCCGCCGGCCTGGAGAAGTACGCCGCCCAGGCGGTGCGACGGCGGGCCTCGAGCCCCAAGCTCCTCATCCCCAACCCCGCCCTCCTCACTGCCCTCCGGGGCCTGGAACCCGAGGACTTAGGCGACCCCGCGCTACGGGGGCGGCTTTTGGAGAACGCCGTGGGGGCCCACCTCTGGAACGAGGCCTTCCAAAAGGGGTTTGAGGTCTTCTACTGGCGGGAGCGGAACCTGGAGGTGGACTTCGTGGTGCGGAAAGGGCGGCGCCTGTTGGCCCTGGAGGTCAAAAGCGGGCGCCCCCGGGAGGCCTTCTCTGGCCTCGAGGCCTTCCGCAAGGCCTTCGGGGCGGAGGTCCTGGTGGTGGGCACGGGGGGGATTCCCTTTGAAGAGTTCCTAGCGAGGCCCCTGGAGCTTTAA
- a CDS encoding ABC transporter permease — MRSPSLLLGSLLSGLFLLLALASLLYPVDPNAPDFLRRLSPPSLEHPLGTDPLGRDLLARLLHGAKNALLVGGVSVSLGAGLGVALGLLAGYLGRGWDGALSLLTEALYALPGLLLALLLAALLGPGALSSTLAIGLALVPAFFRVARAGALALRSAPFVEAALALGAPWGRVLLRHLLPNLLGPLLVQVSLAFAAALLSEAALSYLGLGVQPPHPSLGRMLREAQSFLPLSPYPALVPGLALSLGVLGFNLLGDGLRDRLDPRTWR, encoded by the coding sequence ATGCGTAGCCCAAGCCTCCTCCTAGGAAGCCTCCTCTCGGGCCTCTTCCTCCTCCTGGCCCTGGCCTCCCTCCTCTACCCCGTGGACCCCAACGCCCCGGACTTCCTCCGCCGCCTGAGCCCCCCCTCCCTCGAGCACCCCCTGGGCACCGACCCCTTGGGCCGGGACCTCCTGGCCCGCCTCCTCCACGGGGCCAAAAACGCCCTCCTGGTGGGGGGGGTTTCCGTGAGCCTCGGGGCCGGCCTGGGGGTGGCCCTGGGCCTCCTCGCGGGGTACCTGGGCCGGGGCTGGGACGGGGCCCTAAGCCTCCTCACCGAGGCCCTCTACGCCCTCCCCGGGCTCCTCCTGGCCCTCCTCCTCGCGGCCCTCCTGGGCCCCGGGGCCCTGAGCAGCACCCTGGCCATCGGGCTCGCCCTGGTGCCCGCCTTCTTCCGGGTGGCCCGGGCGGGGGCCCTGGCCCTGAGATCGGCCCCCTTCGTGGAGGCGGCCCTGGCCCTGGGGGCCCCCTGGGGCCGGGTCCTCCTCCGCCACCTCCTCCCCAACCTCCTGGGGCCCCTTTTGGTCCAGGTGAGCCTGGCCTTCGCCGCGGCCCTCCTCAGCGAGGCCGCCCTCTCCTACCTGGGCCTTGGGGTCCAGCCCCCCCACCCGAGCCTGGGGCGGATGCTCCGGGAGGCCCAAAGCTTCCTCCCCCTCTCCCCCTACCCGGCCCTGGTGCCGGGGCTGGCCCTCTCCCTGGGGGTCCTGGGCTTCAACCTCCTGGGGGATGGGCTCCGGGACCGGCTGGACCCCAGGACCTGGCGGTAG
- a CDS encoding ABC transporter permease — MAAYALRRLLLALGTLWLAGSLVFLTLLLLPGDPVQAILGLEASPEARAALERALGLDRPPLPRYLDWLWGLLRLDLGESIRYGKPVGELLEERLPLTLALVGLGLSGALLLALPLALLALRSPPLDLLLSGLMAFLQSLPTFFLGVVLLYAFAVHLPLLPASGFPGWERPLEALRHLLLPALTLALARAAILFRMARGSLLEVLSQDYIRTARAKGVPEGRVLLKHALKPASLPLVTLLGLEGGFLLTGAVVVEAVFALPGLGSLALTALEARDYPLLQGLVVAMAALIVLFNLAVDLLYGLLDPRIEYA, encoded by the coding sequence ATGGCCGCCTACGCCCTGCGCCGCCTCCTCCTGGCCCTCGGCACCCTGTGGCTTGCGGGGAGCCTCGTGTTCCTCACCCTCCTCCTCCTCCCCGGGGACCCCGTCCAGGCCATCCTGGGCCTCGAGGCGAGCCCCGAAGCCCGGGCCGCCCTGGAGCGGGCCCTGGGGCTGGACCGGCCGCCCCTCCCCCGCTACCTGGACTGGCTCTGGGGGCTTCTCCGGCTGGACCTGGGGGAGTCCATCCGCTACGGCAAGCCGGTGGGGGAGCTTCTTGAGGAGAGGCTTCCCCTCACCCTGGCCCTGGTGGGGCTGGGCCTTTCGGGGGCCCTCCTCCTGGCCCTGCCCCTGGCCCTCCTCGCCCTCCGCTCTCCCCCCTTGGACCTCCTCCTAAGCGGCCTCATGGCCTTCCTCCAGTCCCTGCCTACCTTCTTCCTGGGGGTGGTCCTCCTCTACGCCTTCGCCGTCCACCTCCCCCTCCTCCCCGCAAGCGGCTTCCCGGGGTGGGAACGGCCCCTGGAGGCCCTCCGCCACCTCCTCCTCCCCGCCCTCACCCTGGCCCTGGCCCGGGCGGCCATCCTCTTCCGCATGGCCCGGGGGAGCCTCCTGGAGGTCCTCTCCCAGGACTACATCCGCACCGCCCGGGCCAAGGGGGTGCCCGAGGGGCGGGTCCTCCTCAAGCACGCCCTCAAGCCCGCAAGCCTCCCCCTGGTCACCCTCCTGGGCCTGGAGGGGGGGTTCCTCCTCACGGGGGCGGTGGTGGTGGAGGCGGTCTTCGCCCTGCCGGGCCTGGGGAGCCTGGCCCTCACCGCCCTCGAGGCCCGGGACTACCCCCTCCTCCAGGGCCTGGTGGTGGCCATGGCGGCCCTCATCGTCCTCTTCAACCTGGCGGTGGACCTCCTCTACGGCCTCCTGGACCCCCGGATCGAGTATGCGTAG
- a CDS encoding ABC transporter substrate-binding protein — MRKAWMALLAWTLALALAQTRGGELRVAVLAEPPVLDPSASTSQEIPRMLYDNVLQGLVKLNEKGEIVPALAERWEGSPSSLTWTFHLRKGVRFHNGAPFTAEDVLFKFNRARDPRSGHTHPEYYRDIQSVEAKDPYTVVFRLRQPDQDFLFNLARPDSVIGPKGRVEEQKTQPIGTGPFRFVAWERGVGVRLERFEGYYEPGLPYLDRVFFRFLPDPNAQIAALRAGDIHVIGLGVSPEAALTLGRDPAFKVVSGTTTTEITVGMNNARPPFNDPRVRRAIQHAVDKKELIQGVMLGFGTPIGSHRSPGERCYEDLSGLYPYDPARARALLEAAGYGPGNPLRFTFTLAAPYPYERRLGEAIAAKLAGIGIQARLEVVEWATWLSRVFRGADYQMTIIGHSEPHDIGVYANPGYYFRYDSPRFRELYAQYLRTPDPNRACELMKAMQRLLAEDAVNLWVMNAPYIAAMRREVMGWWQNQPTPSLNVTRVYLAR, encoded by the coding sequence ATGAGAAAGGCTTGGATGGCCCTCTTGGCCTGGACGCTGGCCTTGGCCCTGGCCCAGACCCGGGGCGGGGAGCTTAGGGTGGCGGTGCTGGCCGAACCCCCGGTGCTGGACCCCTCGGCCTCCACCAGCCAGGAGATCCCCCGCATGCTCTACGACAACGTCCTCCAGGGGCTGGTGAAGCTGAACGAGAAGGGGGAGATCGTCCCCGCCCTGGCGGAAAGGTGGGAGGGGAGCCCCTCGAGCCTCACCTGGACCTTCCACCTGAGAAAGGGGGTGCGCTTCCACAACGGGGCCCCCTTCACCGCGGAGGACGTCCTCTTCAAGTTCAACCGGGCCCGGGACCCCAGATCCGGCCACACCCACCCCGAGTACTACCGGGACATCCAGAGCGTGGAGGCCAAGGACCCCTACACCGTGGTCTTCCGCCTGCGCCAGCCGGACCAGGACTTCCTCTTCAACCTGGCCCGGCCGGACTCCGTCATCGGGCCCAAGGGGCGGGTGGAGGAGCAGAAGACCCAGCCCATCGGCACCGGGCCCTTCCGCTTCGTGGCCTGGGAGCGGGGGGTGGGGGTGCGGCTGGAGCGGTTTGAGGGCTACTACGAGCCCGGCCTCCCCTACCTGGACCGGGTCTTCTTCCGCTTCCTCCCCGACCCCAACGCCCAGATCGCGGCCCTAAGGGCAGGGGACATCCACGTGATCGGCCTGGGGGTGAGCCCGGAGGCGGCCCTCACCCTGGGGCGGGACCCCGCCTTCAAGGTGGTGAGCGGGACCACCACCACGGAGATCACCGTGGGGATGAACAACGCCCGCCCCCCCTTCAACGACCCCCGGGTGCGCCGGGCCATCCAGCACGCGGTGGACAAGAAGGAGCTCATCCAGGGGGTGATGCTGGGCTTCGGCACCCCCATCGGGAGCCACCGCTCCCCCGGCGAGCGGTGCTACGAGGACCTCTCGGGCCTCTACCCCTACGACCCCGCCCGGGCCCGGGCCCTCCTAGAGGCGGCGGGCTACGGCCCGGGCAACCCTCTGCGCTTCACCTTCACCCTGGCCGCCCCCTACCCCTACGAGCGCCGCCTGGGGGAGGCCATCGCCGCTAAGCTCGCGGGGATCGGGATCCAGGCCCGGCTGGAGGTGGTGGAGTGGGCCACCTGGCTCTCCCGGGTCTTCCGGGGGGCGGACTACCAGATGACCATCATCGGTCACTCGGAGCCCCACGACATCGGGGTCTACGCCAACCCGGGCTACTACTTCCGCTACGACTCCCCCCGGTTCCGGGAGCTCTACGCCCAGTACCTGCGCACCCCAGACCCCAACCGGGCCTGCGAGCTCATGAAGGCCATGCAACGCCTCCTGGCCGAGGACGCGGTGAACCTCTGGGTGATGAACGCCCCCTACATCGCGGCCATGCGCCGGGAGGTCATGGGCTGGTGGCAGAACCAGCCCACCCCCAGCCTCAACGTGACCCGGGTGTACCTGGCCCGTTGA
- a CDS encoding M20 family metallopeptidase codes for MEKALRAAEAVEEKEVVGLLQALVRIPSHYPGPGEAGVAAFLAEYLRGRGLRPFLQEAAPGRPNLVADLGEGEGGLILEGHTDVVTPGDEARWTHPPYGAVVEGGRLYGRGACDMKGGLAALVGALLAVKRALGPLKRPLRLAALADEEGMMLGVKAFLRAGLAQGFRGAVVAEPEEMEVCLWQKGALRLRLLFPGRMAHGAMPYAGENPIPKAARFVLELKALEERLQRAFPHPFLGPPYLTPTRFLASAGEGQLNVLPDRAEVALDVRTVPGVDHAGLVAEIGALAGVGVEVLEDRPPVETPREDPLVQAAEEALRLLGLPVRHGGVPGATDGTFLRAWGGLPVVVMGPGRKTLPHQVDEWVEVEEVVRAARVYAALAVLYLE; via the coding sequence ATGGAAAAGGCCCTGCGCGCGGCCGAAGCGGTGGAGGAGAAGGAGGTGGTGGGCCTCCTCCAGGCCTTGGTGCGGATCCCCAGCCACTACCCGGGGCCCGGGGAGGCGGGGGTGGCCGCCTTCCTGGCGGAATACCTAAGGGGGCGGGGGCTTAGGCCCTTCCTCCAGGAGGCGGCCCCGGGGCGGCCCAACCTGGTGGCCGACCTGGGGGAGGGGGAAGGGGGGCTCATCCTGGAGGGGCACACGGACGTGGTGACCCCGGGGGACGAGGCCCGCTGGACCCACCCCCCTTACGGGGCGGTGGTGGAAGGGGGGCGGCTTTACGGCCGGGGGGCCTGCGACATGAAGGGGGGCCTCGCGGCCCTGGTGGGGGCCCTGTTGGCGGTGAAGCGGGCCCTTGGGCCCCTAAAGCGCCCCTTGCGCCTGGCCGCCCTGGCGGACGAGGAGGGGATGATGCTGGGGGTGAAGGCCTTCCTACGGGCGGGCCTCGCCCAGGGCTTCCGGGGGGCAGTGGTGGCCGAGCCCGAGGAGATGGAGGTCTGCCTCTGGCAGAAGGGGGCCCTGCGCCTCCGCCTCCTCTTCCCCGGACGGATGGCCCACGGGGCCATGCCCTACGCGGGGGAGAACCCCATCCCCAAGGCGGCCCGGTTCGTGCTGGAACTGAAGGCCCTGGAGGAGAGGCTCCAAAGGGCCTTCCCCCACCCCTTCCTGGGCCCCCCCTACCTCACCCCCACCCGCTTCCTAGCCAGCGCCGGCGAGGGCCAGCTCAACGTCCTCCCCGACCGGGCGGAGGTGGCCCTGGACGTGCGCACCGTGCCGGGGGTGGACCACGCGGGCCTGGTGGCGGAGATCGGGGCCCTGGCGGGGGTGGGGGTGGAGGTCCTGGAGGACCGCCCCCCCGTGGAGACCCCCCGGGAGGACCCCCTGGTCCAGGCGGCGGAGGAGGCCCTAAGGCTCCTGGGCCTCCCCGTGCGCCACGGGGGGGTGCCGGGGGCCACGGACGGCACCTTCCTCCGGGCCTGGGGGGGTCTGCCCGTGGTGGTCATGGGCCCCGGGCGGAAGACCCTACCCCACCAGGTGGACGAGTGGGTGGAGGTGGAGGAGGTGGTGCGGGCGGCCCGGGTGTACGCCGCCCTGGCGGTGCTTTACCTGGAGTAG